The proteins below come from a single Sorghum bicolor cultivar BTx623 chromosome 4, Sorghum_bicolor_NCBIv3, whole genome shotgun sequence genomic window:
- the LOC8081945 gene encoding GPI ethanolamine phosphate transferase 2 isoform X1 — MGAAVAGWTVAAVLLQVAGLSLFLYGFFPVKPTLRGFSGEESYQVPSCGSVSAGQQEPALPPDQLRSLYRELSGIPPVYDRLVLMVIDGLPAEFVLGRGRKPPSKEMMESMPYTQSLLAGCKAAAYHAKAAPPTVTMPRLKAMVSGAIGGFLDVAFNFNTQAFLEDNLLDQLHMIGLKLVMLGDETWIKLFPTLFTRQDGVSSFYVKDTVEVDFNVSRHLEFELAAKDWSVLVLHYLGLDHVGHIGGRRSVLMTQKMKEMDDVIRRVHAASLLDNMNRTLFVVVSDHGMTEGGNHGGSSYEETDSLALFIGHSVESPYCSPYDQNEALQVDLAPTLALLLGVPIPKNNFGVVLPEPLNSLTDDQKLRMLELNSWQILRLLQAQVPAFCLEECINSEGSIVLDILHESIEKKLCHLLSKAFSSHQSSRLHRGSDFKSVQAGYYGTAADNYYGFLRYASEWLSHRATDKPLYLLVSAILLMTVSCLFLMSTVSCLLKGRSLSQVDQHSESYLDQRCHLDEVLVLAGMFLYVISLGSSSFVEEEQYTWHFLTSTLYLIFLTKAIHSMLKGSNPTLGHKAEESFDKSNFSYATSFELTPGKRNVYKLCTILIVLVAGRVIRAWHQGGINWVHFPDISKLLAQADSSVVKSLQIISFLAVVVLFSVSLTLLRARSKFVIGVWLTHIFCGFLVLLHICANQISTSLPINHSTASIARQFYVIASVSISATVLASPWVFPIFSTEAESASSGSSPVKAIHGIRNSLFLTGITYTAFWGLLQLLLQQPINAIPLFLIFLQTVSSVVHFSLDKTLHKQWVQVVAMQFLGMAGHFGLGNTNSLASIDVAGAFIGISSYSTVLSGILMFMITYASPLMLYLGLVLHVSVKDIDDISTLRHLKWSYILDKMVTLPCLFPLLINSLALTSYTIVLLLMRNHLFVWSVFSPKYLYVCAATVCTYVGVFVIAMTAVYNCAVFKFRARSYRDKSQ; from the exons TGGAGAGGAGAGCTACCAGGTGCCGTCGTGCGGTTCCGTTAGTGCTGGGCAGCAGGAGCCGGCGCTTCCCCCGGATCAGCTCAGATCTCTGTACAGG GAACTCTCTGGGATCCCTCCTGTGTACGATCGCTTAGTGTTGATG GTAATAGATGGACTACCTGCTGAATTTGTACTTGGGAGAGGCAGGAAACCTCCAAGCAAAGAAATGATGGAGTCTATGCCATACACTCAGTCTTTGTTAGCTGGTTGCAAAGCAGCAGCTTACCATGCCAAGGCTGCACCTCCCACTGTCACAATGCCCCGACTAAAA GCTATGGTATCTGGGGCAATTGGCGGTTTTCTAGACGTAGCATTTAATTTCAATACTCAAGCCTTCTTAGAGGACAATCTTCTTG ATCAGCTTCATATGATTGGTTTGAAGTTAGTGATGCTGGGAGATGAGACATGGATCAAATTGTTCCCAACACTATTCACTAGACAAGATGGAGTGAGCAGTTTTTAT GTGAAAGATACAGTTGAGGTTGATTTCAACGTTTCACGCCACTTAGAATTTGAGCTTGCTGCAAAAGACTGGAGTGTCTTG GTTCTTCACTATCTAGGCTTAGACCATGTTGGACATATAGGTGGCCGCCGGAG TGTTTTGATGACCCAAAAGATGAAGGAGATGGATGATGTCATTAGACGGGTGCATGCTGCGAGCCTTCTGGATAATATGAACAGAACACTTTTC GTTGTGGTTAGCGATCATGGCATGACTGAAGGGGGTAATCATGGAGGATCTTCATATGAAGAAACTGATTCACTTGCCCTTTTTATAGGACACAGTGTTGAGAGCCCATATTGTTCACCCTATGACCAGAATGAAGCACTTCAA GTGGATCTTGCCCCGACTCTTGCTCTTCTACTTGGTGTACCAATTCCGAAGAATAATTTTGGTGTTGTGCTTCCAGAGCCTTTAAACTCGTTGACAG ATGACCAGAAACTAAGGATGTTAGAGCTTAACTCATGGCAAATCTTAAGATTGCTGCAAGCACAAGTACCTGCCTTCTGCCTTGAAGAATGTATTAATTCGGAGGGCAGCATTGTACTTGACATCCTTCATGAATCTATTGAGAAAAAATTGTGCCATTTACTTTCTAAAGCCTTTTCTTCTCATCAATCCTCACGTCTTCATCGAGGTTCTGATTTCAA GTCTGTTCAAGCTGGGTACTATGGAACTGCTGCAGATAACTACTATGGCTTCTTAAGATATGCGAGTGAGTGGTTGTCTCACAGAGCAACCGAT AAACCATTATATTTACTGGTCTCTGCAATCCTGCTGATGACGGTGTCATGCCTTTTCCTCATGAGCACTGTGTCTTGCCTACTTAAGGGACGGTCTCTGAGTCAAGTTGATCAACATTCAgagtcatatttggatcaacgcTGCCACCTTGATGAGGTTCTTGTTCTTGCTGGGATGTTTCTCTATGTCATCAGTCTTGGTTCAAGTTCTTTTGTGGAAGAAGAGCAGTATACATGGCACTTTCTCACTTCTACTCTGTATTTAATATTTCTGACCAAGGCAATCCATTCAATGCTAAAAGGATCAAATCCAACACTTGGTCATAAAGCAGAAGAGAGCTTTGACAAAAGTAACTTTTCCTATGCTACAAGCTTTGAATTAACCCCGGGCAAGAGAAATGTTTACAAGTTATGTACTATCCTTATTGTTCTTGTTGCTGGGAGAGTTATAAGAGCTTGGCATCAAGGTGGGATCAACTGGGTTCACTTTCCTGATATTTCAAAGTTACTGGCGCAAGCTGACTCTTCTGTTGTGAAGTCTCTGCAGATTATCTCATTTCTTGCAGTTGTGGTATTGTTTTCAGTTTCACTCACTTTACTCAGAGCAAGATCAAAGTTTGTTATAGGAGTATGGTTGACCCACATTTTTTGTGGATTTTTGGTTCTGCTGCATATCTGCGCAAATCAAATCAGTACTTCATTACCAATTAACCATAGCACAGCATCAATAGCTCGACAGTTTTATGTGATTGCTAGTGTTTCAATATCTGCCACTGTTCTTGCTTCACCTTGGGTATTTCCAATATTTTCCACGGAAGCAGAATCAGCATCCTCTGGTTCTAGTCCTGTAAAGGCTATACATGGCATCAGAAATTCACTTTTTCTCACTGGAATAACATATACAGCGTTCTGGGGCCTTCTGCAGTTGCTTCTTCAACAACCAATCAATGCAATTCCTCTTTTCCTCATTTTCTTGCAAACAGTCTCGAGTGTAGTTCATTTTTCTCTGGATAAAACATTACATAAACAATGGGTACAG GTTGTGGCAATGCAGTTCTTGGGAATGGCTGGTCACTTTGGTCTTGGGAATACAAATAGCCTTGCCAGCATTGATGTTGCTGGAGCATTCATT GGCATTTCAAGTTACTCCACAGTTCTTTCTGGTATACTGATGTTTATGATAACATATGCATCACCTCTGATGTTATACCTTGGGTTGGTCCTTCATGTATCGGTGAAAGATATTGATGATATCTCTACTCTACGGCACTTGAAATGGAGCTATATTCTAGACAAAATGGTCACATTGCCATGTTTGTTTCCTTTGCTCATTAATTCTCTTGCGTTGACTTCATACACCATTGTTTTGCTACTCATGAGGAATCACTTATTTGTTTGGAGCGTATTTTCACCAAA GTACCTCTATGTCTGCGCAGCAACAGTGTGCACGTATGTCGGAGTATTCGTCATAGCTATGACTGCAGTCTACAATTGCGCTGTTTTTAAGTTCAGGGCGCGAAGCTACAGGGATAAATCCCAGTGA
- the LOC8081945 gene encoding GPI ethanolamine phosphate transferase 2 isoform X2, which yields MGAAVAGWTVAAVLLQVAGLSLFLYGFFPVKPTLRGFSGEESYQVPSCGSVSAGQQEPALPPDQLRSLYRELSGIPPVYDRLVLMVIDGLPAEFVLGRGRKPPSKEMMESMPYTQSLLAGCKAAAYHAKAAPPTVTMPRLKAMVSGAIGGFLDVAFNFNTQAFLEDNLLDQLHMIGLKLVMLGDETWIKLFPTLFTRQDGVSSFYVKDTVEVDFNVSRHLEFELAAKDWSVLVLHYLGLDHVGHIGGRRSVLMTQKMKEMDDVIRRVVVSDHGMTEGGNHGGSSYEETDSLALFIGHSVESPYCSPYDQNEALQVDLAPTLALLLGVPIPKNNFGVVLPEPLNSLTDDQKLRMLELNSWQILRLLQAQVPAFCLEECINSEGSIVLDILHESIEKKLCHLLSKAFSSHQSSRLHRGSDFKSVQAGYYGTAADNYYGFLRYASEWLSHRATDKPLYLLVSAILLMTVSCLFLMSTVSCLLKGRSLSQVDQHSESYLDQRCHLDEVLVLAGMFLYVISLGSSSFVEEEQYTWHFLTSTLYLIFLTKAIHSMLKGSNPTLGHKAEESFDKSNFSYATSFELTPGKRNVYKLCTILIVLVAGRVIRAWHQGGINWVHFPDISKLLAQADSSVVKSLQIISFLAVVVLFSVSLTLLRARSKFVIGVWLTHIFCGFLVLLHICANQISTSLPINHSTASIARQFYVIASVSISATVLASPWVFPIFSTEAESASSGSSPVKAIHGIRNSLFLTGITYTAFWGLLQLLLQQPINAIPLFLIFLQTVSSVVHFSLDKTLHKQWVQVVAMQFLGMAGHFGLGNTNSLASIDVAGAFIGISSYSTVLSGILMFMITYASPLMLYLGLVLHVSVKDIDDISTLRHLKWSYILDKMVTLPCLFPLLINSLALTSYTIVLLLMRNHLFVWSVFSPKYLYVCAATVCTYVGVFVIAMTAVYNCAVFKFRARSYRDKSQ from the exons TGGAGAGGAGAGCTACCAGGTGCCGTCGTGCGGTTCCGTTAGTGCTGGGCAGCAGGAGCCGGCGCTTCCCCCGGATCAGCTCAGATCTCTGTACAGG GAACTCTCTGGGATCCCTCCTGTGTACGATCGCTTAGTGTTGATG GTAATAGATGGACTACCTGCTGAATTTGTACTTGGGAGAGGCAGGAAACCTCCAAGCAAAGAAATGATGGAGTCTATGCCATACACTCAGTCTTTGTTAGCTGGTTGCAAAGCAGCAGCTTACCATGCCAAGGCTGCACCTCCCACTGTCACAATGCCCCGACTAAAA GCTATGGTATCTGGGGCAATTGGCGGTTTTCTAGACGTAGCATTTAATTTCAATACTCAAGCCTTCTTAGAGGACAATCTTCTTG ATCAGCTTCATATGATTGGTTTGAAGTTAGTGATGCTGGGAGATGAGACATGGATCAAATTGTTCCCAACACTATTCACTAGACAAGATGGAGTGAGCAGTTTTTAT GTGAAAGATACAGTTGAGGTTGATTTCAACGTTTCACGCCACTTAGAATTTGAGCTTGCTGCAAAAGACTGGAGTGTCTTG GTTCTTCACTATCTAGGCTTAGACCATGTTGGACATATAGGTGGCCGCCGGAG TGTTTTGATGACCCAAAAGATGAAGGAGATGGATGATGTCATTAGACGG GTTGTGGTTAGCGATCATGGCATGACTGAAGGGGGTAATCATGGAGGATCTTCATATGAAGAAACTGATTCACTTGCCCTTTTTATAGGACACAGTGTTGAGAGCCCATATTGTTCACCCTATGACCAGAATGAAGCACTTCAA GTGGATCTTGCCCCGACTCTTGCTCTTCTACTTGGTGTACCAATTCCGAAGAATAATTTTGGTGTTGTGCTTCCAGAGCCTTTAAACTCGTTGACAG ATGACCAGAAACTAAGGATGTTAGAGCTTAACTCATGGCAAATCTTAAGATTGCTGCAAGCACAAGTACCTGCCTTCTGCCTTGAAGAATGTATTAATTCGGAGGGCAGCATTGTACTTGACATCCTTCATGAATCTATTGAGAAAAAATTGTGCCATTTACTTTCTAAAGCCTTTTCTTCTCATCAATCCTCACGTCTTCATCGAGGTTCTGATTTCAA GTCTGTTCAAGCTGGGTACTATGGAACTGCTGCAGATAACTACTATGGCTTCTTAAGATATGCGAGTGAGTGGTTGTCTCACAGAGCAACCGAT AAACCATTATATTTACTGGTCTCTGCAATCCTGCTGATGACGGTGTCATGCCTTTTCCTCATGAGCACTGTGTCTTGCCTACTTAAGGGACGGTCTCTGAGTCAAGTTGATCAACATTCAgagtcatatttggatcaacgcTGCCACCTTGATGAGGTTCTTGTTCTTGCTGGGATGTTTCTCTATGTCATCAGTCTTGGTTCAAGTTCTTTTGTGGAAGAAGAGCAGTATACATGGCACTTTCTCACTTCTACTCTGTATTTAATATTTCTGACCAAGGCAATCCATTCAATGCTAAAAGGATCAAATCCAACACTTGGTCATAAAGCAGAAGAGAGCTTTGACAAAAGTAACTTTTCCTATGCTACAAGCTTTGAATTAACCCCGGGCAAGAGAAATGTTTACAAGTTATGTACTATCCTTATTGTTCTTGTTGCTGGGAGAGTTATAAGAGCTTGGCATCAAGGTGGGATCAACTGGGTTCACTTTCCTGATATTTCAAAGTTACTGGCGCAAGCTGACTCTTCTGTTGTGAAGTCTCTGCAGATTATCTCATTTCTTGCAGTTGTGGTATTGTTTTCAGTTTCACTCACTTTACTCAGAGCAAGATCAAAGTTTGTTATAGGAGTATGGTTGACCCACATTTTTTGTGGATTTTTGGTTCTGCTGCATATCTGCGCAAATCAAATCAGTACTTCATTACCAATTAACCATAGCACAGCATCAATAGCTCGACAGTTTTATGTGATTGCTAGTGTTTCAATATCTGCCACTGTTCTTGCTTCACCTTGGGTATTTCCAATATTTTCCACGGAAGCAGAATCAGCATCCTCTGGTTCTAGTCCTGTAAAGGCTATACATGGCATCAGAAATTCACTTTTTCTCACTGGAATAACATATACAGCGTTCTGGGGCCTTCTGCAGTTGCTTCTTCAACAACCAATCAATGCAATTCCTCTTTTCCTCATTTTCTTGCAAACAGTCTCGAGTGTAGTTCATTTTTCTCTGGATAAAACATTACATAAACAATGGGTACAG GTTGTGGCAATGCAGTTCTTGGGAATGGCTGGTCACTTTGGTCTTGGGAATACAAATAGCCTTGCCAGCATTGATGTTGCTGGAGCATTCATT GGCATTTCAAGTTACTCCACAGTTCTTTCTGGTATACTGATGTTTATGATAACATATGCATCACCTCTGATGTTATACCTTGGGTTGGTCCTTCATGTATCGGTGAAAGATATTGATGATATCTCTACTCTACGGCACTTGAAATGGAGCTATATTCTAGACAAAATGGTCACATTGCCATGTTTGTTTCCTTTGCTCATTAATTCTCTTGCGTTGACTTCATACACCATTGTTTTGCTACTCATGAGGAATCACTTATTTGTTTGGAGCGTATTTTCACCAAA GTACCTCTATGTCTGCGCAGCAACAGTGTGCACGTATGTCGGAGTATTCGTCATAGCTATGACTGCAGTCTACAATTGCGCTGTTTTTAAGTTCAGGGCGCGAAGCTACAGGGATAAATCCCAGTGA
- the LOC8081945 gene encoding GPI ethanolamine phosphate transferase 2 isoform X3 — protein sequence MMESMPYTQSLLAGCKAAAYHAKAAPPTVTMPRLKAMVSGAIGGFLDVAFNFNTQAFLEDNLLDQLHMIGLKLVMLGDETWIKLFPTLFTRQDGVSSFYVKDTVEVDFNVSRHLEFELAAKDWSVLVLHYLGLDHVGHIGGRRSVLMTQKMKEMDDVIRRVHAASLLDNMNRTLFVVVSDHGMTEGGNHGGSSYEETDSLALFIGHSVESPYCSPYDQNEALQVDLAPTLALLLGVPIPKNNFGVVLPEPLNSLTDDQKLRMLELNSWQILRLLQAQVPAFCLEECINSEGSIVLDILHESIEKKLCHLLSKAFSSHQSSRLHRGSDFKSVQAGYYGTAADNYYGFLRYASEWLSHRATDKPLYLLVSAILLMTVSCLFLMSTVSCLLKGRSLSQVDQHSESYLDQRCHLDEVLVLAGMFLYVISLGSSSFVEEEQYTWHFLTSTLYLIFLTKAIHSMLKGSNPTLGHKAEESFDKSNFSYATSFELTPGKRNVYKLCTILIVLVAGRVIRAWHQGGINWVHFPDISKLLAQADSSVVKSLQIISFLAVVVLFSVSLTLLRARSKFVIGVWLTHIFCGFLVLLHICANQISTSLPINHSTASIARQFYVIASVSISATVLASPWVFPIFSTEAESASSGSSPVKAIHGIRNSLFLTGITYTAFWGLLQLLLQQPINAIPLFLIFLQTVSSVVHFSLDKTLHKQWVQVVAMQFLGMAGHFGLGNTNSLASIDVAGAFIGISSYSTVLSGILMFMITYASPLMLYLGLVLHVSVKDIDDISTLRHLKWSYILDKMVTLPCLFPLLINSLALTSYTIVLLLMRNHLFVWSVFSPKYLYVCAATVCTYVGVFVIAMTAVYNCAVFKFRARSYRDKSQ from the exons ATGATGGAGTCTATGCCATACACTCAGTCTTTGTTAGCTGGTTGCAAAGCAGCAGCTTACCATGCCAAGGCTGCACCTCCCACTGTCACAATGCCCCGACTAAAA GCTATGGTATCTGGGGCAATTGGCGGTTTTCTAGACGTAGCATTTAATTTCAATACTCAAGCCTTCTTAGAGGACAATCTTCTTG ATCAGCTTCATATGATTGGTTTGAAGTTAGTGATGCTGGGAGATGAGACATGGATCAAATTGTTCCCAACACTATTCACTAGACAAGATGGAGTGAGCAGTTTTTAT GTGAAAGATACAGTTGAGGTTGATTTCAACGTTTCACGCCACTTAGAATTTGAGCTTGCTGCAAAAGACTGGAGTGTCTTG GTTCTTCACTATCTAGGCTTAGACCATGTTGGACATATAGGTGGCCGCCGGAG TGTTTTGATGACCCAAAAGATGAAGGAGATGGATGATGTCATTAGACGGGTGCATGCTGCGAGCCTTCTGGATAATATGAACAGAACACTTTTC GTTGTGGTTAGCGATCATGGCATGACTGAAGGGGGTAATCATGGAGGATCTTCATATGAAGAAACTGATTCACTTGCCCTTTTTATAGGACACAGTGTTGAGAGCCCATATTGTTCACCCTATGACCAGAATGAAGCACTTCAA GTGGATCTTGCCCCGACTCTTGCTCTTCTACTTGGTGTACCAATTCCGAAGAATAATTTTGGTGTTGTGCTTCCAGAGCCTTTAAACTCGTTGACAG ATGACCAGAAACTAAGGATGTTAGAGCTTAACTCATGGCAAATCTTAAGATTGCTGCAAGCACAAGTACCTGCCTTCTGCCTTGAAGAATGTATTAATTCGGAGGGCAGCATTGTACTTGACATCCTTCATGAATCTATTGAGAAAAAATTGTGCCATTTACTTTCTAAAGCCTTTTCTTCTCATCAATCCTCACGTCTTCATCGAGGTTCTGATTTCAA GTCTGTTCAAGCTGGGTACTATGGAACTGCTGCAGATAACTACTATGGCTTCTTAAGATATGCGAGTGAGTGGTTGTCTCACAGAGCAACCGAT AAACCATTATATTTACTGGTCTCTGCAATCCTGCTGATGACGGTGTCATGCCTTTTCCTCATGAGCACTGTGTCTTGCCTACTTAAGGGACGGTCTCTGAGTCAAGTTGATCAACATTCAgagtcatatttggatcaacgcTGCCACCTTGATGAGGTTCTTGTTCTTGCTGGGATGTTTCTCTATGTCATCAGTCTTGGTTCAAGTTCTTTTGTGGAAGAAGAGCAGTATACATGGCACTTTCTCACTTCTACTCTGTATTTAATATTTCTGACCAAGGCAATCCATTCAATGCTAAAAGGATCAAATCCAACACTTGGTCATAAAGCAGAAGAGAGCTTTGACAAAAGTAACTTTTCCTATGCTACAAGCTTTGAATTAACCCCGGGCAAGAGAAATGTTTACAAGTTATGTACTATCCTTATTGTTCTTGTTGCTGGGAGAGTTATAAGAGCTTGGCATCAAGGTGGGATCAACTGGGTTCACTTTCCTGATATTTCAAAGTTACTGGCGCAAGCTGACTCTTCTGTTGTGAAGTCTCTGCAGATTATCTCATTTCTTGCAGTTGTGGTATTGTTTTCAGTTTCACTCACTTTACTCAGAGCAAGATCAAAGTTTGTTATAGGAGTATGGTTGACCCACATTTTTTGTGGATTTTTGGTTCTGCTGCATATCTGCGCAAATCAAATCAGTACTTCATTACCAATTAACCATAGCACAGCATCAATAGCTCGACAGTTTTATGTGATTGCTAGTGTTTCAATATCTGCCACTGTTCTTGCTTCACCTTGGGTATTTCCAATATTTTCCACGGAAGCAGAATCAGCATCCTCTGGTTCTAGTCCTGTAAAGGCTATACATGGCATCAGAAATTCACTTTTTCTCACTGGAATAACATATACAGCGTTCTGGGGCCTTCTGCAGTTGCTTCTTCAACAACCAATCAATGCAATTCCTCTTTTCCTCATTTTCTTGCAAACAGTCTCGAGTGTAGTTCATTTTTCTCTGGATAAAACATTACATAAACAATGGGTACAG GTTGTGGCAATGCAGTTCTTGGGAATGGCTGGTCACTTTGGTCTTGGGAATACAAATAGCCTTGCCAGCATTGATGTTGCTGGAGCATTCATT GGCATTTCAAGTTACTCCACAGTTCTTTCTGGTATACTGATGTTTATGATAACATATGCATCACCTCTGATGTTATACCTTGGGTTGGTCCTTCATGTATCGGTGAAAGATATTGATGATATCTCTACTCTACGGCACTTGAAATGGAGCTATATTCTAGACAAAATGGTCACATTGCCATGTTTGTTTCCTTTGCTCATTAATTCTCTTGCGTTGACTTCATACACCATTGTTTTGCTACTCATGAGGAATCACTTATTTGTTTGGAGCGTATTTTCACCAAA GTACCTCTATGTCTGCGCAGCAACAGTGTGCACGTATGTCGGAGTATTCGTCATAGCTATGACTGCAGTCTACAATTGCGCTGTTTTTAAGTTCAGGGCGCGAAGCTACAGGGATAAATCCCAGTGA
- the LOC8082691 gene encoding uncharacterized protein LOC8082691, producing MEPASSSTPAPPPAEAEAAARRRLPEELKLRRRTLESVLEQCQRALEMMHEADLGDPAEGASFKEVDVEEEGGGDGGGDEGAPPPPPSETDYEADELCDLLKSRVQSPEFLEKLDTLQKSVYQHGAVDETVSWDIISAADIWDDKSVNVSDDSEDGYVLVKQEDIVDGIACFMAAYLLSLKQTKDLTPNQLQQALSKTFSTKKRKSKLQKAWDGTKVVYNIASWSATAIGIYQNPAIVQAATAAFWTSCRVISKFL from the exons ATGGAGCCGGCCTCCTCGTCCacgcctgctcctcctccggcggaggcggaggcggcggcgaggcggagGCTGCCGGAGGAGCTGAAGCTGCGGCGGAGGACGCTGGAGTCGGTGCTGGAGCAGTGCCAGCGCGCGCTCGAGATGATGCACGAGGCCGATCTGGGGGATCCTGCTGAAGGGGCAAGCTTCAAGGAGGTGgatgtggaggaggaggggggcggcgacggcggcggggacgagggggcgccgccgccaccaccctcGGAGACCGACTACGAGGCGGACGAg CTGTGTGATCTTCTGAAATCAAGGGTTCAATCGCCTGAATTTCTAGAGAAGCTAGATACCCTTCAGAAGTCAgtatatcaacatggtgcag TGGATGAAACAGTATCATGGGATATTATAAGTGCGGCAGATATATGGGATGATAAGAGTGTGAATGTTAGTGATGATTCAGAAGACGGATATGTTCTTGTTAAGCAAGAGGACATAGTTGATGGTATTGCATGCTTCATGGCTGCATACTTGCTGTCACTGAAACAAACTAAG GACCTGACACCCAATCAACTTCAACAAG CTCTTAGCAAGACATTTTCAACTAAAAAGAGGAAAAGCAAGCTGCAGAAGGCATGGGATGGAACGAAAGTTGTTTACAATATAGCATCATGGAGCGCGACGGCTATTGG TATCTACCAAAATCCTGCGATTGTACAAGCAGCAACTGCAGCCTTCTGGACATCCTGTCGTGTAATATCAAAGTTTCTGTGA